The following is a genomic window from Dioscorea cayenensis subsp. rotundata cultivar TDr96_F1 chromosome 10, TDr96_F1_v2_PseudoChromosome.rev07_lg8_w22 25.fasta, whole genome shotgun sequence.
ATAATTAAGGCACCTCTCCTTTCTGGCATTTTAGTACACATGCTGAATGTTAACCATTTATCATCTATGTGATGTCATCTATGAACTGGTGTCCTCTATTTAGAGGGCTCTAGATCTAGAACGCTAAATGGTGTTTTATGGAAAGAAGTTTTGTGGAGTATTTTTCTCTGGTTGTTGTTTTGTGAGAAAGATTGCTACTGAATCTTATTGATAACTGGTTTTAAGGTAAAATTAATTGTgttctttgtttgattatttgatttctaTTGCACTGTAACAGATATCTAAACTAGCCTCAtgtcttattaattttttctaaattagcAGAGTATTACAACCGTTCTAAGTTTGGTGGGCATAGGAatgtttattttagtatttgtaGTTGCTGTAGCCCATCCAAGTCTAGAAGCATTAGTCTTGGTAGCAATTGTCTATGGTTATAATTTGTATATCTAATTACCTTCTCCCATTTTAGTTTATAACGTATAAACTACTACAGTGTAACCTCAATACCGCAGCAATTTTAgtcaaattcattttatttcaacaTCTTATTAGTCccaaacaatttataaaattccACACAATACATTATAATAAAGTTTAATTCAAATCCCAAATAAATAGAAGCAATAACAACAACCTTTTTATCAAAAGCAGCgaaatacaaacaaacacaacaaattaACCATCTGCAGCCAAACACTAGTGgaaatttgaaacaataaataaacagaacCAAACCAAACTAAACACAACCAGAAAGTCACTCATGAAGATCAAGACTGCCTCCATTTACAAGCAATCCAATTCTTTCAGATGTCAAGGGACCAAGCAGTAGAGTCTGCATAATGTTAGTGTTAGAAGAAGTAAGAAtgaaagaggagaagaagaagtagatcaGTTACTTATCTCATCTTACACAACTAGTGATCAtggggcttcatatagaagctaAATGTACAGGTatacgtatgtatatatatacatacatctaatatacatacacatatctaACAGTTAGCACATGACCTGAGATCAAGATATTCCAGAGATGGCTACTCATCGCCACTGTCTGTGTCACTAAAGCAGTAAGTTCAGGCAACGTTATTAACAAAAGCTTCTTCAGTACAGGAAGCaagcattcatcatcatcttcttcttcataaaCTACAATTCTCTCCAATGCAGCGCAGTCTTTTCTATGTATTTGTTCGAGTTGTTGCATTCCACCTGCTTGTTTCAACAAGAAGAGGTATGTCAGTTTTGGACAAGAAACAAGGCCTTGCAAatttgatgataatgatgacatGATCGTTTCTCGTTATCCTCCACAATTCCAGCAATGTATGGGAATAAAATTGCAACATCTCAGGACACTCTTTAACAATGAGCTTCTTCAAAATAACCAACGTTGTACTGGAGGGGCTAAAAAGAAGAGCTTTATGATCAAATTTTCACTAATTATTAAAAGGAGGGCATTAGATCTAGAACACTAAATGCTATTTTACGGAAAGGAGTTTTGTACAGCATCTTTTTTTCTAGTTTCTATTTTGTGAGAAAGATCACTATTGAATTCTATTGTTAACTGGTTTGCTGGTAAagccaattttgtttaaatagatATCTAAATCAGCTGCATGTTTCAGTACCAAGTGATTTCTGACTATCCATGTGCAAATGCAGATGTGGCTGACATCAACAAAATGATTATAAGCATCAACTCAAAATTGAGAAGTCATTGTGAATGTCAAAACTCAAGAAACATTGGAATTTGAAGGAGTTATGCTTATCTAACACACACTGTTATCTTTTAAATAGAATAGAGACACTTTGTTTACTTACCATTCATAGTGATAAGTGGCGTTTATCCTTCAAGATGCCAATCAGGTTACAAATCACCTTCCTCTTTTTCCTCTCCTTTGGCACCATCTAGCACGTCTTCCTATCCTTTCACACTGcctgccttcttcttcttcatcctatTCCTCTCACTTCGTGAACCAGAAGACATTCAATATCAAATTATTGCTTGATACAAATTTTATGATTAATAATTGTCTTATGTACTTCCCATTAAGTGTTGAATATGAAAGTATAAAATGAAAGatacattagaaaaaaaaaaaagacaacattAGCAATTATTGTACATAAAGTACACATCAGAATATAATGAAAGCAACACAGGATTTCATGAATCAAGATCCAAAATGGTTAAAACTAGGATATTTGTCACACAAATTTGTAACTAATTACGATTGAAATGCAGGAGGAAATCAGATGAATACATATATGGAATTTTAGCAAAGATTGAGATGAGAGGGGATGATGATGCTCTTACCATAGTGATTGAACTCGTTCTTCCAAAGGCTCCTGTAGTTTTGGGCATTTGTTTATGAAGCATCTTTCAAGGTGTAACCACTCCATGGGCGGTGCTGTGGGGTGATGGAAGGCAGTGAGTTGAGGCAAATCATTCAGGCTGAGGTCTGTCAAATTAGGGAAAGGGCTATTATAAGATTCATGATCAGCAACATGTGCACTTGAAGATGCTTCCTCTTTATTTTCCGTGGAAATCACCACAGCCTCTAACGCATCACAATATCGGATATCAAGCTCTTCCAAATGTTGCATGCCTATTGCCTGCTCGTAGGTGAAAAGATGCTTTAGTCTTAGACATGAAAAGATATAGAGTTGTCTAAGTCTCTGGAAGAAGCACGGGGATTGCAAAGAAGCAGGGGGAGAGATCATCTCAATCATCTCTTCGCAATCTATGATCTTAAGATTCTCTAGTGCTGGAAAAGGATCAGCCAATATTGTCACTGTCTCCATCTCAGATGAAACTACATATCTCACTCCACAATTATCGATGTACAAGGACGTCAAGTTTGGTAGGCATTGGAATGGTTGTAATACATTCTGTAGACTCTGTAGGTCATATAATTTGAGATCCCTTAGCCCTGGCAGCATACTCCGCTGACAAAACCTTGATGGTATTGAATTGGTCAACCCAGGACAATTGTTTATGATCATGTGTTGGAGTTGGCTGAGGGGGATTTCTTCCTGCAATAATAACTCATCGTCCAACAACTTGGTCAACTTTGGCCAGCTGTTAACTTCAAGAGACTCCAAACTTGAGAACACAAGCGGCGAGATATCGCTGTTGATGGAAATCAGTTTAGTTTTTTGGAATTCTACTAATACCAACTGTCTTGTTTTTTCAAGTAATTTCTTGACCCAAACAGCCAAGGGTTTGGTTTCCTTCAGTACTAGCCCTCTAGATTCTCGTTCAAAATTAAACACCCATGGATAACCTTCAACAAAACAAAGACTGAATTTTAGAAGTCGATCAGGCCAAGAATCTGGCAAGATTAGTTCATGCGATAAGGAATCATCCAAGTCCACCACTTCTGAGATGAATAGGTGTGTTAGATGCCTCAAGCTTATCAACTCTTGAAAGCTACCTGCAAACTTGTTCATGAACAATTGTTCTAGCCTGTGAAATCTTGGCAAttccttggaaaaaaaaatatcaaggcaAGATGAATTTGAAAACACTAAACTCATACAAACAAATCTCAGACTTTGTGCGAATCCTACAGCTTCTGGAACAATGGACACTGGACAATCATCCAGAATAAGTATTTCAAGCATCTTCAACCCATTAATGTGAGAAATATCTTTCAGATAACGACAACGACGCAGGTTCAATACTCTGAGTTTAGTGATATAAGAGAATGATTTTGGCAGTGATTCAATGCCGGTATAACTCAAGTCAAGAACCATCAAAGATCCCATGTATAGGAAGAACATTTCTGGGATGCTAAATAAACTCCTGTTGCCACTCAGGATCAACATTTCAAGTTTTGGATACTGCATTGGATCAGGAGGAAGATCTTCAATATCATTGTACATCAGTGAAAGCCGTCGGCAATTTCGCATGTCACTTTCAGTAGTTCTTGGCCACCCTGTCAAGCCTTGCCCAGCTCTTGTATCGAAAGCATGATCTGCCGCAGCACCGATATGTATCGCCACATCCCTAACAACATCATGCATTCTTACATAGCCTTCATCCTTACCTTGAAGAAGCAAACCACAAGCTTTTAGCTGGTCAAGCAGTAGATCCACTATCTTCTGTACTTCGTTTAGAGTTTCAACATCAGCTAAGAGGCCCCCTCCGGCCATCATATGCATTAGTTCTTCTTTAGGAATTTCCCAATCTTCAGGGTAGACACAACAGTGCAAGAAACAAGACTTGGCTGCATCAATCTCTAAGAAATCGAAACTTAGTTTTATGGATTGATAAACTTGTTTACTCACACCTTGGAGGTACACCTCCTTTGACCCTTTTAGCTGATTCAACACTGTGTCCCAAGTCAAGGAGCTCTTATCCTTAAGTGTTGTGCCAAGAACCACCAGTGCTAGAGGCAGGCCAGCGCACTCTCTGGCCACTTGCTGTGCCAATTTCCTTATTGTGGGGGACTCCACTGCATCGCCTGCTCTACTCTTGAATAGAATCCAAGATTCTTCATCTGACAATGTCTTCAACTCAATTATCTCTCGGCACCtcatttcttcacaaacatatttgtttcttgttgtgaTCACCACTTTGCAAGTGGTAGCCATCTCTTGAAGTCGAATCCCAACCTTTGACAGATGCAACTGCTCCCATAAATCATCTAATATCACCAAtactttttttcttgtagtCTTTAATCTGTCTGCAAGGTTGCTAGCAACTACTTGTACATCATCTTCCTCGAGTTTCAAACCCAAAATTGCTGCCATCTCTTTTTGAATTCTCTTTAGATCTATGTTTTGTGATATggtcaccatcaccacctcacCAAACAAGCTCTGCTCCTTGGCTTGCTTTGCGACGTCTTTAACTAACATCGTCTTTCCCACTCCTCCCATGCCCAAAGCCCAATAGAGTGCACAGCATCATCCTTCAGAGCTTCAAGCATTTCCTTCACACGTGACTTCCTTGAATCGAAAATCACGAAATCTTCATTATATAACAGTGAATCGGTAGTGCTTGGGGGTGGCCGCTTGTGAGACACACTATCAAACTTGCCTTCTCTTAAAAGATCATCAGTGTTTTTTATATGATGAGCAGCCTCTCTTCCAAGTTTATAGCGCAGTTTTATGTGTTGAAAGCAATTGTTGGAGGTTACAGTACTACTAGCTTCATGTTTGATTTTCTCTACCTCTCCTTTCATATTGTTCACATTACACAACCAAGTTCGAACTTCTCTCGTGGCCTCTTCAAGTCTTCCACGCCTCGCTGCGTTAACCCTTTCCTGGACATCCTTCTGAAGATCATCTAGTTTATTAAATATGCTCTCCAACTTCTCAATCTTGCTTTTGTAACAAATAAGGTAACCAAAGTGGCGGCTAATGGGGGACCATGCATGTTTGACAATGTCAGTAGCGATTGTTATCAAGGACTCCATTCTCTGGGAACCACAAAGAGTAATTAATAAATGTTAAGTTTTTGAACTTTTTCTGATTTGGAAAATAATTcgttatataacatatatattttcaaaatgacCTGTTATGGATTATGTTTTATGATAGGTACAAATGTTTATAAACTCTGTATACATGTTAGCATCgactaccaaaaaaaaaacacagaagcAAAGCGTCAATTGATGACAACACACGAGGCAGATATCTCTTTGGTCATGAGGGTATCACTTTGACATAAATATATCGAAGTTTAACATTTTGACATAAATATGTAAgttgtttatcatattatatatgaGGACCGGTAATTtagggacatccctagatttcaaatctatggatgtccataGTAATACTTGGATGGTAATCCGACGGCTATAATCATCATAAACAATATCAAAATATGTTCTACAGTGTCATACAATAATCAGAAACAGTAAAAAGCATACAgtacttatataaataaatagcagTTGGATAATAATCCAACAGTTCTAATTAAAACATTCCTAGAGAATAGTAATCTAGGGACGCCCCTAGAGAACAGTAATCTAAGGACGCCCTTAGATTTCAAATTGAGGAATGTCCACAGCAACTATAGGACGGTAATTCGGCAGCTATGATCAACATAGAACAGTGCTAAAACTCGTTCTATAGTgtcatacaataatcataaacaGTAAAAGATATGCAATacttatataaacaaacaaccatTGAATAATGGCTATAACTAAAACGTCCTTACATAACAGTTAATGAATTTCGTTTTAGTCCAAAAGTGTAAAATAAATAGGGTACAATTGAAAGAGTATATTCCATTGTGAATATTAGATTACTACCTATTGCGTTAGTAATCACACAACTACTAGTATTACAAAAgttgttaaattttagaaatgtAATATTTCCACCTTAAACAACTAAACAAGGTAATCCTGTATTATTTGATCCAAATTCTCGAGGTAATATCATATCTCCAATCAAAAACTACttaattgttatattttatgGTAGGTATAAATGTTTATAAGTACTATAAACATATGagttttgataataaaattatagacaCCAAACGTTGACAAGGGCAAAATTCAACCTATACTTGCTCGAGGCATAAGGACATTTTGCATTGTCCCTTGGCTTTTGCCAAGAGGGCAATGTGGGTATTCTCGAAAGATGTAAATCCTAACCCCACTTGTGAGACACAAGGATATTTTGCACTGTTGTTTGGTTTTGGTTAAAAggtgaaatttcaaaaaattaaaattaaaatcaaacaggaaaaaaaaattgaaagctaAAGGggaagaataaaaatttttaaagattttttataaaggtggataaaccacaatttttgTAAAggcttaattatataaattaaaaaaaaataaaaaagaataactaAAAGTTGAAATTAATAGGTGACAGGCactctctatttaagaaatgtcAGAGGGACAAATAGATACGAAGGTGCACCAATTATGGTGGTTTACTGATCTTTTAGAAAAATTCTTGTCCTACAACCATAAAATGGTGAAACTGCTGTTTCTTCACGTAAGACCCATACTTGAGACCGTGACTTATTTTAATTCTTCATTCatatggtttattcattttaaaaaaaatttaaacaaaatttcaaaaagaaacaaaagtgaaaagttgcccaaaggaaaagaaaacactCATTGTAAAGGTATCTATTTATCGCCCCCCAAATCTAAGCATATGTGAAGACTATTCTAT
Proteins encoded in this region:
- the LOC120270164 gene encoding probable disease resistance protein At4g27220; the encoded protein is MGGVGKTMLVKDVAKQAKEQSLFGEVVMVTISQNIDLKRIQKEMAAILGLKLEEDDVQVVASNLADRLKTTRKKVLVILDDLWEQLHLSKVGIRLQEMATTCKVVITTRNKYVCEEMRCREIIELKTLSDEESWILFKSRAGDAVESPTIRKLAQQVARECAGLPLALVVLGTTLKDKSSLTWDTVLNQLKGSKEVYLQGVSKQVYQSIKLSFDFLEIDAAKSCFLHCCVYPEDWEIPKEELMHMMAGGGLLADVETLNEVQKIVDLLLDQLKACGLLLQGKDEGYVRMHDVVRDVAIHIGAAADHAFDTRAGQGLTGWPRTTESDMRNCRRLSLMYNDIEDLPPDPMQYPKLEMLILSGNRSLFSIPEMFFLYMGSLMVLDLSYTGIESLPKSFSYITKLRVLNLRRCRYLKDISHINGLKMLEILILDDCPVSIVPEAVGFAQSLRFVCMSLVFSNSSCLDIFFSKELPRFHRLEQLFMNKFAGSFQELISLRHLTHLFISEVVDLDDSLSHELILPDSWPDRLLKFSLCFVEGYPWVFNFERESRGLVLKETKPLAVWVKKLLEKTRQLVLVEFQKTKLISINSDISPLVFSSLESLEVNSWPKLTKLLDDELLLQEEIPLSQLQHMIINNCPGLTNSIPSRFCQRSMLPGLRDLKLYDLQSLQNVLQPFQCLPNLTSLYIDNCGVRYVVSSEMETVTILADPFPALENLKIIDCEEMIEMISPPASLQSPCFFQRLRQLYIFSCLRLKHLFTYEQAIGMQHLEELDIRYCDALEAVVISTENKEEASSSAHVADHESYNSPFPNLTDLSLNDLPQLTAFHHPTAPPMEWLHLERCFINKCPKLQEPLEERVQSLCERNRMKKKKAGSVKG